The nucleotide sequence CCTCCTATGACTGTGGACTGCAGCGTTATTATAAAGATAAGAGACGTGAACGATAATAGCCCTGAGATCGAGGTGACCTCACTCTCTAACCTGGTTTCTGAAGACTCAAATCCAGGAACTGTTATCGCCCTCATTAGTGTGACAGATATAGACTCTGGTGTTAATGGTAAAGTTATATGTAGCCTGTCTGAAACCCTACATTTCGACTTGAAACCATCTTTTCAGGACAACCTATACTCGTTGGTTACCAAGGGCAACATAGACAGGGAACAGACGtctcattatgacatcacaattacCGCTACAGACTGTGGTCAGCCTCCTCTGTCCGTGTTCAAAGCAGTGAGCGTGGAGATATCTGACGTAAATGACAACAGTCCAATTTTTTCACAGAATCCATATGAGTTATATCTCGTGGAAAATAACATTATTGGGGCCTCGATACTCTCTTTGAGTGCGTCGGATATTGACTTGGGTGACAATGCTCGGATCTCCTACCACATTCACAGAGGCAAGGGGACTCCAACTGACATGTCTCCTTTTCTCAATGTCAACACTGATAATGGTGTAGTTTATGCACTAAAAAGTTTTGATTTTGAGACAGTGAAAACGTTTCAGTTCCATGTGGTCGCTAAAGACTCCGGAACACCGTCGCTAAGCAGCAACGTCACAGTGAATGTCTTCATTCTGGATCAGAACGACAACGCTCCAGTGATCTTATCCCCGGTCAGTGCTAACGGTTCGGCTGAAGGTGTGGAGGAGATTCCCCGCAATGTGATCGCAGGTCACTCGGTGGCTAAAGTGCGTGCCTATGACGCTGATATAGGCTACAATGCCTGGCTATCGTTCTCACTGCAGCACACTACAGACGCCAGTCTGTTTGGTTTGGAGCGCTATACAGGGCAGATCAGGACGCTTCGCTCATTCACAGAAACAGACGAGGCGGAGCATAAACTGGTCATCGTGGTAAAAGACAATGGGAACGTTTCACTGTCAGCTACAGCGACTGTGATCATTAAGGCCGTGGAGCCCAAAGAGGCGTTTGCAGCTTCTGACACTGAAAGCGCGGTGCAAACCGAGGAAGAGAACAATGTGACTTTTTATCTGATCATCACACTGAGCTCCGTTTCCGCACTTTTCCTGCTCAGTATTATCGGTTTGATCGCGATGCAGTGCTCCAAACCTCCTGACTATTCTCCCAAATATTCCCGGGACCCCAATTACGCAGACACGAGCGGGAACGGAACACTGTGCCACAGCATCCAGTACCGGTCCGGAGACAAACGCTACATGCTCGTTGGGCCCAGAATGAGTATCGGTTCTGCTATCGTTCCGGGCAGTAATGCAAACACCCTAATGGTGCCAGATCACAGGAGGGGAACTTCCGGAGAGGTACGTTTTGAGTTTGTTGCTTTTTGGTATCTCAATGGCGTCAGCATTGCATGGATTTTAATGTTATGACATCTCTGACTTTGGAAAGCAGACGTTGATCTTTCACCTTCCTGTTGTGTGTACACGCTGGGAACTGTGTTTTCCCATCTcagctgtgtttttctgttgtatttttatcTGAATGATTTTTACAACAGCGATTTTCTTCATGACCATCAGCACAGATATATTCCAGCTATCTGGCTGCTGTCCTTGGTCCTGAACTAGGGTATGATCATCCAGCTATTAGTCAGATTACTGAATTTCTGAATCATTGAAAAGTGTAAAATTATTAGCAGATATCTTCTGGTGAATCAGTGtgcactttattttaagaaGCCTCTGCCTTCATGATCAGTTTCTTAAGTAGTGTAATGGTGATTATTTGCTAGACACTTCTAGTAGTTTGCTGCTGTCATCACATTCCTTGGATTTTTATAGTTTTCTTTCTAAAAGATGCAGGAGACATTTAACCTATTAGAGTTGGgctgtgtcattttcagattttcatgCCAATTTCTGGCCTCAATTACATTTGtgccattttgtgaaattttttcccctttcctcgTAAGGGCATGAATGGAAGCTGAGTAATGTTCTTGTGtcttaaattaaatgttttactgtgatcgaATCTACAACAGAATAAGTGTTGGTGTACAGAACCAGTTAGCTCagttagccagggtaattggtggaaagaaatacctgcacacacacaccctccaggactggagctgcCCACCCCAGCTTTAGCCGATACCCCTATCTGGAGCAACTAAAATAACTTGCTCTACAGGGTCCCTCTTCAATTTCTACTGTGTAGATATATGTATTAATTTGGAGTTGTTTTCTCTTTTGAGCATATTTGACAAATTGTATGTTATTAAATTAACGAAGTAGTTTTTGAGTCGGCTGTATCACTAAAAAATACTGAGCGAATTCTGCCGTTGTGGCGCGTTTAGCACTATTTAAAAAAGCCTTCATATTATGTCTGTCAGTTTTAATCGACGAGGGCTAaactaatttcttttttaaattgtttcaaaagtTAAATCTGATAAGAAGGCGCAGGGTGTCACTGTTTTCaaactgtacagtatatttctgtCGCCGCCCCTTTCGAATCCGCCATTGTGTAGAAACTCGCGCAGGTCCAGCATCAACAGGGAGCTAAAGCAGACGCCTCGCGCACGGTGATTTATTGTGCGACTGGTTTGTCCTCTTCCTCAAACTCGGAATATACAAATGCGacgtgcttgttaaatggatatAATTTACCGCGCGGGATTTACCAGCCTGCGTAATCAGTGTTGTGGACGTATGTGTGTTCATTCACAATGAAATTGAGCGATGTAAAGAGCGGGCGGAGCGCTCTGTTGTTTTTCGTGTTGCATTGCATTTGGAACAGAGCGACCGCGCAAATTAGATACTCTATACCCGAGGAATTACAGCCCGGGGCTGTTGTAGGCAATATCGCTAAGGATTTGGGATATGATGTGGAGAAGCTGACGGAGCGCGGTTTACGCATCGTGTCTGGATCCAAACAACAGCTATTTACAGTGAATGAAAGGAATGGCGAATTACTGGTGAAGGAAAACGTTGACAGGGAAGCGCTTTGCGGTCGAAGCTCGGAATGTTTTGTCAGTATAAAAACGGTGTTGGACCATCCCTTGGAGGTCCAGCACGTGGAGGTGGATATAACGGATATTAATGACCATTCTCCCAGTTTTTCAGCAAAAGAAAGGCGATTGGAAATAGCGGAGTCAGCGACGGCAGGAACTCGATTTCCTTTGGAAAGCGCGCATGATCCTGACGTGGGTACTAATTCATTACGTTCATACCGTTTGAGTCAGAACAAATATTTTGACCTAGAAGTACAAGATGATAGCGACGACAGCAAAGTCCCCGTGTTGATATTACAGAGAACCTTAGACAGAGAAATAAATGCCGAGCACATCTTAATCTTGTCAGCTTTTGACGGAGGCAATCCAGCTCGTACTGGCACGCTCAACATTTCTGTTTCAGTGCTTGACATTAATGATAACGCACCTGCCTTTGACCAGCAAACCTATAAGGTCACACTGCTGGAGAACGTGCCGGTAGGGACATTTGTGGTGAAAGTTCATGCCACTGACCCGGATTCCGGGCCAAACGGGGAAATTGAGTACTCATTCGGTAATACTTTCCGCAGCAAAATACTGGAACTGTTTGACCTGGATGCCCGAACTGGAGAGATACGCGTTAAGGGGAGGATAGATTACGAGGAAACTAAGGTGCACAAGATTGATGTCCAGGCCACTGATAAAGGCCCAGCCCCCATGTCCGTTCATTGTAGCGTCATAGTGAAAATAGAGGATGTCAACGACAACACACCGGATATTGAAGTGACGTCTTTATCCGACGTGATATCGGAGGGCGCTCGCGCCGGTACCACTGTAGCTCTGATAAGCGTCAGCGATGGAGACGCTGGTGAAAATGCCCAAATAGTGTGCCAGTTAAGCGAAGGGGTGCCTTTTGAGTTAAAACCCTCTTTTAGGAAGAACTTCTACTCTGTCATTAGCACCGGGCCGCTGGACAGAGAGACCACACCTGTGTACAGCATGACGATAACTGCGCGTGATCTGGGCACGCCCCCTCTGTCATCCATCACAGAAATTGCAGTACGTTTATCCGATATAAATGATAACAGCCCACGCTTTTCTGAGAATAATTACATGCTGTATTTATACGAGAACAATGTTCCAGGAGCTTCTATATTCTCTGTGAGCGCCACTGATGCAGATGAACAGGAGAACGCAATTGTGTCTTATGCACTGAGCAAGAACCAGGTGGACGATCGTATAAATCCTTTCTTAAATATTAATCCAGAAAATGGCATCATTTACGCATTAAAAAGTTTTGATTTTGAGACTCTGAAAACGTTTCAGTTCCATGTGGCCGCTACAGACTCCGGAACACCGTCGCTAAGCAGCAACGTCACAGTGCATGTCTTCATTCTGGATCAGAACGACAACGCTCCAGTGATCTTGTCTCCGGTCAGTGCTAACGGTTCGGCTGAAGGTGTGGAAGAGATTCCCCGCAATGTGAACGCAGGTCATTCGGTGGCTAAAGTGCGGGCCTATGACGCTGATATAGGATACAACGCCTGGCTGTCGTTCTCACTGCAGCACGCTACAGACGCCAGTCTGTTTGGTTTGGAGCGCTATACAGGGCAGATCAGGACGCTTCGCTCATTCACAGAAACAGACGAGGCGGAGCATAAACTGGTCATATTGGTAAAAGACAATGGGAACGTTTCACTGTCAGCTACAGCGACTGTGATCATTAAGGCCGTGGAGCCCAAAGAGGCGTTTGCAGCTTCTGACACTGAAAGCGCGGTGCAAACCGAGGAAGAGAACAATGTGACTTTTTATCTGATCATCACACTGAGCTGCGTTTCCGCGCTTTTCCTGCTCAGTATTATCGGTTTGATCGTGATGCAGTGCTCCAAACCTCCTGACTATTCCCCCAAATATTCCCGGGACCCCAACTACGCAGACACGAGCGGGAACGGCACACTGTGCCACAGCATCCAGTACCGGTCCGGAGACAAACGCTACATGCTCGTTGGGCCCAGAATGAGTATCGGTTCTGCTATCGTTCCGGGTAGTAATGCGAACACTTTGGTCCTTGCAGACAGCCGAAGGTCAGCTTTAGAGGTGAGTGTGTTGTGTTTAAATCTCGTTTCAGTAAGTTGTACAAAATATTAGTCAATCTTCCATGGCCGAATACattattgtacattattttttcttcgtTCAGGGATGcctttattttccacaaaaatctTGTTCAAATGTTCAGTATGCACTTCTCAGTGTGAAATTTTCATTACCTAAATTACTGAAGGGAAGCCCGATTGTGTGGCATGACCACGTTCATTATATTTAACTGTTTTATATGTAACCATCAATTTAGTAAAGTAGACAATAACCAGAAAGCAATATATTTCGCTTGAATGATGATCAGCCTAATTGCACTGATTGTAAACATGTTTTGGTTAATTTGTTTTACGTCCGTTTTTATATTACTTTCTACCAAAGACACATTCGGTAGAATTTAAATTTTGCCGTTGGAAGGAACATTAAATAACTGCTTTAAATCATATGAGTCACGCATCTCCCTTCACGACGAGCGACAACGGGCTGAAGTCCCAATTTGTCGCACgtgtatattttaataaaattagaAAGCTGTTATTTTCTTGCGGTCATCCAGGTTCTGATATTATACACAAATAACTCGCCAGCCAGGGAAATGACTGGCTATCTGTTTGAGTTTGGTAAATGTACACTCTTAGTTCCAATATGTTCCTTGTCATTAGTCTTCGGATCTGTTGATTGAATTCGGTTTTGAAACTGCTTTGCTTGAATCATGAAtagatgagtttttttttaattaacccGATTAAATTGTACAGGGCTGTTTTCCTGTATGTGATATCGATACTCCTATTGGGTTTGGCTGTACGGTGTTGTTcctgttgttctgttttttttttttgtaccttatTCTGCAGTTGTTAATAACTCACTGTCGTTTGTTAAATAATCGACATGTAGCTGTTTCtttaataatggaaataaaCGCATTTAACCCCATCGTCCAGCGTTCTGCAGACCTGATCTTATCATAACCCTGCAGCTTGCATTTGCTGAGGTTTTATTGCTCATGAAAGTTTCTTTTAGATAAAAACAcgctatttatttttgtgaaatgattCAGAAAGCGAATCGAGGCCGTAATGAAGGAGTCGCGTGGTGTCGCTGCTCCACAGTGAGTTGGGCGCGTGACGGTCCACAGGCACAGAAACCCGCCCACCTTCCATGCGCGCACACTGACGAGCAGTGCAGCTCGTCCTGGGAAATTGAGAGAGCCGTCAGTGCTGCTGGTCTAGGGACTCGCGTGATCACAGAAAATGGCTTATGAACGATTGCCACTTTCACACCGCTGATTGTCCAAAAATACGACTTTGGATTGGTACAGGAATTGCAGGATTTTTCACCATGGAAGACAGAGGCAAAGGTTTTGGATACCGCGCGTTGGTTTTACATTGTACTCTTTTATTGTGTTCCTGTAAACCCGCTTCTGCGCAGATACGGTACTCAGTTCCGGAGGAATCAAAACAGGGCACCTTTGTGGGAAACGTTGCTAAGGACTTGGGTCTCGATGTAAGTAAACTGACCGAGCGACGGTTTCGCATTGTGTCCGGCTCTAAAGAGCACCTTTTACAGATTAACACAGACAATGGCGTGTTGTTTGTGGACAAACGTATCGACAGAGAAGAACTGTGCGACGGAAACACTGCCTGTGTGATTCATCTAAAAATGGTGGTGGACGATCCGCTAGAAATTCACTACGTGGATGTAGAAATCGTGGACATAAATGACCATTCCCCAGGTTTCACAGAAAAGGAGAAACATTTAGATATAGCCGAGTCTGCGCTGCAAGGAGCGCGCTTCGCTCTGGAGTCTGCGCGTGACCCAGACGTGGGAGCCAACACTCTCCGAATATACAGGCTTAGCCAGAACGACAACTTTGATTTGGAGGTGAAAAATCGTGGCGAAGACAAAATCCCTTTCTTGATTTTGAAAAAGCCGCTAGATAGAGAGAAGGATCCAGTGCTTAGTTTTATGCTAACTGCTTATGACGGCGGGAAGCCGGCGAGATCCGGTTCTATTAACATCACCGTTAACGTGATTGACATCAACGACAATGCACCAGTCTTCGACCGGCAAGTGTACTCGGTTGCGCTCGAGGAGAATGCCCCTTTCGGTACTTCTGTAGTCAGAGTGCACGCGACAGATCTGGACGTGGGGGCGAACAGAGAAATAGCTTACGCTTTCGACAACAGCATGCGGAACAAAGCCTTTGGCCTGTTTGAACTGGATGCCAACACTGGCGAAATCACTGTGAAAGGCTTAATAGACTTTGAGGAAAAGGCTGTTTATGAGATTGATGTACAGGCAACCGATAAAGGTCAAGTACCTCTGACTGGTGACTGTAGCGTCATAATAAACATTAAAGATGTAAACGATAACGCACCTGAGATAGAGGTGACGTCTTTGTCGAGCCATGTCTCCGAGGGCGCGAGTCCTGGTGCTGCCGTTGCTCTCATCAGTGTGT is from Anguilla anguilla isolate fAngAng1 chromosome 9, fAngAng1.pri, whole genome shotgun sequence and encodes:
- the LOC118235436 gene encoding protocadherin alpha-2-like isoform X26, with product MKLSDVKSGRSALLFFVLHCIWNRATAQIRYSIPEELQPGAVVGNIAKDLGYDVEKLTERGLRIVSGSKQQLFTVNERNGELLVKENVDREALCGRSSECFVSIKTVLDHPLEVQHVEVDITDINDHSPSFSAKERRLEIAESATAGTRFPLESAHDPDVGTNSLRSYRLSQNKYFDLEVQDDSDDSKVPVLILQRTLDREINAEHILILSAFDGGNPARTGTLNISVSVLDINDNAPAFDQQTYKVTLLENVPVGTFVVKVHATDPDSGPNGEIEYSFGNTFRSKILELFDLDARTGEIRVKGRIDYEETKVHKIDVQATDKGPAPMSVHCSVIVKIEDVNDNTPDIEVTSLSDVISEGARAGTTVALISVSDGDAGENAQIVCQLSEGVPFELKPSFRKNFYSVISTGPLDRETTPVYSMTITARDLGTPPLSSITEIAVRLSDINDNSPRFSENNYMLYLYENNVPGASIFSVSATDADEQENAIVSYALSKNQVDDRINPFLNINPENGIIYALKSFDFETLKTFQFHVAATDSGTPSLSSNVTVHVFILDQNDNAPVILSPVSANGSAEGVEEIPRNVNAGHSVAKVRAYDADIGYNAWLSFSLQHATDASLFGLERYTGQIRTLRSFTETDEAEHKLVILVKDNGNVSLSATATVIIKAVEPKEAFAASDTESAVQTEEENNVTFYLIITLSCVSALFLLSIIGLIVMQCSKPPDYSPKYSRDPNYADTSGNGTLCHSIQYRSGDKRYMLVGPRMSIGSAIVPGSNANTLVLADSRRSALEPKAPNADWRYSASLRAGMQRSALPSPSGSCSTLGAHGGVISDAGSSGCSGAELAHRVQRSWRC
- the LOC118235436 gene encoding protocadherin alpha-13-like isoform X17; protein product: MKLSDVKSGRSALLFFVLHCIWNRATAQIRYSIPEELQPGAVVGNIAKDLGYDVEKLTERGLRIVSGSKQQLFTVNERNGELLVKENVDREALCGRSSECFVSIKTVLDHPLEVQHVEVDITDINDHSPSFSAKERRLEIAESATAGTRFPLESAHDPDVGTNSLRSYRLSQNKYFDLEVQDDSDDSKVPVLILQRTLDREINAEHILILSAFDGGNPARTGTLNISVSVLDINDNAPAFDQQTYKVTLLENVPVGTFVVKVHATDPDSGPNGEIEYSFGNTFRSKILELFDLDARTGEIRVKGRIDYEETKVHKIDVQATDKGPAPMSVHCSVIVKIEDVNDNTPDIEVTSLSDVISEGARAGTTVALISVSDGDAGENAQIVCQLSEGVPFELKPSFRKNFYSVISTGPLDRETTPVYSMTITARDLGTPPLSSITEIAVRLSDINDNSPRFSENNYMLYLYENNVPGASIFSVSATDADEQENAIVSYALSKNQVDDRINPFLNINPENGIIYALKSFDFETLKTFQFHVAATDSGTPSLSSNVTVHVFILDQNDNAPVILSPVSANGSAEGVEEIPRNVNAGHSVAKVRAYDADIGYNAWLSFSLQHATDASLFGLERYTGQIRTLRSFTETDEAEHKLVILVKDNGNVSLSATATVIIKAVEPKEAFAASDTESAVQTEEENNVTFYLIITLSCVSALFLLSIIGLIVMQCSKPPDYSPKYSRDPNYADTSGNGTLCHSIQYRSGDKRYMLVGPRMSIGSAIVPGSNANTLVLADSRRSALEPKAPNADWRYSASLRAGMQSSVHMEESSVMQGAQGVLVQNWPTVSSAAGDAEGGEVSPPVGAGMNSNSWHYRYGPGPGYPPQALKPGEVPEAFIIPGSPAIISIRQDQGGPDDKSDFITFGKKEEAKKKKKKKKGKEKKEKGKDGEEE
- the LOC118235436 gene encoding protocadherin alpha-2-like isoform X14; amino-acid sequence: MKLSDVKSGRSALLFFVLHCIWNRATAQIRYSIPEELQPGAVVGNIAKDLGYDVEKLTERGLRIVSGSKQQLFTVNERNGELLVKENVDREALCGRSSECFVSIKTVLDHPLEVQHVEVDITDINDHSPSFSAKERRLEIAESATAGTRFPLESAHDPDVGTNSLRSYRLSQNKYFDLEVQDDSDDSKVPVLILQRTLDREINAEHILILSAFDGGNPARTGTLNISVSVLDINDNAPAFDQQTYKVTLLENVPVGTFVVKVHATDPDSGPNGEIEYSFGNTFRSKILELFDLDARTGEIRVKGRIDYEETKVHKIDVQATDKGPAPMSVHCSVIVKIEDVNDNTPDIEVTSLSDVISEGARAGTTVALISVSDGDAGENAQIVCQLSEGVPFELKPSFRKNFYSVISTGPLDRETTPVYSMTITARDLGTPPLSSITEIAVRLSDINDNSPRFSENNYMLYLYENNVPGASIFSVSATDADEQENAIVSYALSKNQVDDRINPFLNINPENGIIYALKSFDFETLKTFQFHVAATDSGTPSLSSNVTVHVFILDQNDNAPVILSPVSANGSAEGVEEIPRNVNAGHSVAKVRAYDADIGYNAWLSFSLQHATDASLFGLERYTGQIRTLRSFTETDEAEHKLVILVKDNGNVSLSATATVIIKAVEPKEAFAASDTESAVQTEEENNVTFYLIITLSCVSALFLLSIIGLIVMQCSKPPDYSPKYSRDPNYADTSGNGTLCHSIQYRSGDKRYMLVGPRMSIGSAIVPGSNANTLMVPDHRRGTSGEPKAPNADWRYSASLRAGMQSSVHMEESSVMQGAQGVLVQNWPTVSSAAGDAEGGEVSPPVGAGMNSNSWHYRYGPGPGYPPQALKPGEVPEAFIIPGSPAIISIRQDQGGPDDKSDFITFGKKEEAKKKKKKKKGKEKKEKGKDGEEE
- the LOC118235436 gene encoding protocadherin alpha-2-like isoform X15 — protein: MKLSDVKSGRSALLFFVLHCIWNRATAQIRYSIPEELQPGAVVGNIAKDLGYDVEKLTERGLRIVSGSKQQLFTVNERNGELLVKENVDREALCGRSSECFVSIKTVLDHPLEVQHVEVDITDINDHSPSFSAKERRLEIAESATAGTRFPLESAHDPDVGTNSLRSYRLSQNKYFDLEVQDDSDDSKVPVLILQRTLDREINAEHILILSAFDGGNPARTGTLNISVSVLDINDNAPAFDQQTYKVTLLENVPVGTFVVKVHATDPDSGPNGEIEYSFGNTFRSKILELFDLDARTGEIRVKGRIDYEETKVHKIDVQATDKGPAPMSVHCSVIVKIEDVNDNTPDIEVTSLSDVISEGARAGTTVALISVSDGDAGENAQIVCQLSEGVPFELKPSFRKNFYSVISTGPLDRETTPVYSMTITARDLGTPPLSSITEIAVRLSDINDNSPRFSENNYMLYLYENNVPGASIFSVSATDADEQENAIVSYALSKNQVDDRINPFLNINPENGIIYALKSFDFETLKTFQFHVAATDSGTPSLSSNVTVHVFILDQNDNAPVILSPVSANGSAEGVEEIPRNVNAGHSVAKVRAYDADIGYNAWLSFSLQHATDASLFGLERYTGQIRTLRSFTETDEAEHKLVILVKDNGNVSLSATATVIIKAVEPKEAFAASDTESAVQTEEENNVTFYLIITLSCVSALFLLSIIGLIVMQCSKPPDYSPKYSRDPNYADTSGNGTLCHSIQYRSGDKRYMLVGPRMSIGSAIVPGSNANTLVVPDHRRGTSGEPKAPNADWRYSASLRAGMQSSVHMEESSVMQGAQGVLVQNWPTVSSAAGDAEGGEVSPPVGAGMNSNSWHYRYGPGPGYPPQALKPGEVPEAFIIPGSPAIISIRQDQGGPDDKSDFITFGKKEEAKKKKKKKKGKEKKEKGKDGEEE